In Xyrauchen texanus isolate HMW12.3.18 chromosome 27, RBS_HiC_50CHRs, whole genome shotgun sequence, one genomic interval encodes:
- the si:dkey-90l8.3 gene encoding LIM domain transcription factor LMO4.1: MVNSQVTGGACVSRSCAGCGGRIADRFLLFSMERYWHTRCLKCSCCQAQLGEIGTTCYSKGGMILCRTDYIRLFGHTGACCACGQSIPANEMVMRAQGNVYHLKCFSCATCRNQLVPGDRFHYVNGTIFCEHDRPGAALLSTHLQSNPVLPDQKVC; encoded by the exons ATGGTGAACAGCCAGGTTACAGGTGGAGCATGTGTGTCTAGATCGTGCGCGGGCTGTGGGGGTCGCATCGCAGACCGCTTCCTGCTCTTCTCCATGGAACGCTACTGGCACACGCGCTGCCTTAAGTGCTCGTGCTGTCAAGCTCAGCTGGGAGAGATCGGAACAACCTGCTACAGCAAAGGAGGCATGATCCTCTGCAGAACAGACTACATCAG gtTGTTTGGACACACAGGGGCTTGCTGTGCATGTGGTCAGTCCATTCCTGCCAATGAAATGGTGATGCGTGCTCAGGGCAATGTTTACCACCTCAAG TGCTTCTCCTGTGCAACGTGCAGAAACCAGTTGGTCCCCGGGGACCGATTCCACTATGTAAACGGCACCATATTTTGTGAACACGATCGACCAGGAGCTGCACTCCTTAGTACACACCTGCAGAGTAACCCAGTGCTACCCGACCAGAAA gtTTGCTGA